One window from the genome of Pedobacter schmidteae encodes:
- a CDS encoding alpha/beta hydrolase-fold protein — protein MSKRIHYTSFFLLGLLFYTHATFSQEIKLNIKVITPFKTAATDSLVIIGDQPIWGNWMYPRSKAMQQVNDSTWVEEVHLPKNTKVNFKVTRGSYYKEALYNNTGQIPAATSLTLNNDTVITLRPSSWNDIYQRGVTGTVRYYHNFSSPLLKYTRNVVVWLPPSYFIQPQKKYPVLYAHDGQNIFDHTNGAGDEWHMDETADSLMRKGKIEEFIIVGIANTKDRWVEYSGNPEGLNYVTFIAKELKPFIDKNFRTLKDKANTAAIGSSMGGLISFYMVWLYPEVFSKAACLSSGFYFDDGNIMAKAEQQTNRLNGSKLYLDCGGQDLDKDFLPANEQMHKILSQNKSIKLMYKYFPEDKHNEQAWSKRLYLPLTFLFGKPGSISSLK, from the coding sequence ATGAGCAAGCGCATCCACTATACCAGTTTTTTTTTGCTGGGCCTTTTATTTTATACCCATGCAACCTTTTCACAGGAGATTAAACTCAATATTAAAGTCATTACTCCATTTAAGACCGCGGCGACTGACAGTCTGGTCATTATTGGCGATCAGCCCATATGGGGCAACTGGATGTATCCGCGCAGTAAAGCGATGCAGCAAGTAAACGACAGCACATGGGTAGAGGAAGTACATTTGCCCAAAAACACCAAGGTAAATTTTAAAGTTACCAGGGGCTCTTATTATAAAGAAGCCCTGTACAATAACACTGGACAAATTCCTGCAGCAACATCCTTAACACTGAATAATGATACTGTCATTACCCTAAGGCCCAGCAGCTGGAACGACATTTATCAGCGCGGTGTTACCGGCACGGTACGCTATTACCACAATTTCAGTAGCCCGCTGTTAAAATATACCCGCAATGTGGTAGTCTGGTTACCCCCGTCGTACTTTATACAACCACAAAAGAAATATCCCGTGCTATATGCACACGATGGGCAGAATATATTTGATCATACAAACGGGGCGGGCGACGAGTGGCATATGGATGAAACGGCCGATAGCCTGATGCGCAAAGGTAAAATTGAAGAATTCATCATTGTGGGTATTGCCAATACCAAAGATAGATGGGTTGAATACTCCGGGAATCCGGAAGGTTTAAATTATGTGACTTTCATCGCAAAGGAGCTAAAACCTTTTATCGATAAAAACTTCCGCACCCTAAAAGACAAAGCCAATACCGCTGCAATCGGCTCATCAATGGGTGGCCTCATATCTTTTTACATGGTATGGCTATATCCCGAAGTGTTCTCTAAAGCAGCCTGTCTTTCCAGTGGCTTTTATTTCGACGACGGAAACATCATGGCAAAGGCTGAACAACAAACCAACAGATTAAATGGCAGCAAACTTTACCTGGATTGTGGTGGACAGGATCTGGACAAGGACTTTTTGCCTGCCAATGAACAGATGCACAAAATTCTTTCACAAAATAAATCCATCAAACTGATGTATAAATATTTCCCCGAGGATAAACACAATGAACAGGCATGGTCAAAACGCCTATACCTTCCGCTGACTTTTCTATTTGGTAAACCGGGTTCCATTTCTTCACTCAAATAA
- a CDS encoding AraC family transcriptional regulator, with amino-acid sequence MTRATPEIVQPASEQSFLIRAFGDEAFKAPYHFHAEYELTLILEGKGKRYIGNHMADFKAGDMVLLGPNLPHCWKLVPEKQPEAKAIVIQFTADFLGDSFFDKAENAPIKSMFQKAVNGIWFDAETFEEVYTAILNMEQHNSFNILIEFLRILYQLSQSSRLVLLDKEPDVARLSLVEQKRINPVLAYLVENFRKQVTLNEAAALTNMTTNAFCKYFKKMTRKTFMEMVIQYRLNYATQQLIETDKPVSDIAFNSGFTDVSHFYKVFKSKMGLSPLGYRKKFMVGYISEG; translated from the coding sequence ATGACTAGAGCTACACCAGAGATTGTTCAGCCCGCAAGTGAGCAATCTTTCCTCATCCGGGCTTTTGGCGATGAAGCTTTTAAGGCTCCCTATCATTTCCATGCGGAATATGAACTGACCCTGATTTTGGAAGGTAAAGGCAAGCGTTATATAGGGAACCACATGGCCGATTTTAAAGCCGGGGATATGGTGCTATTGGGCCCTAACTTGCCTCATTGCTGGAAATTGGTGCCCGAGAAACAGCCTGAAGCAAAAGCAATAGTGATACAGTTTACAGCTGATTTTTTGGGGGATAGTTTTTTTGATAAGGCCGAGAATGCGCCTATTAAATCCATGTTTCAGAAAGCCGTTAACGGAATATGGTTCGATGCGGAAACATTTGAGGAGGTATATACTGCTATATTAAATATGGAACAGCATAATAGTTTTAACATACTGATCGAGTTTTTGAGGATATTGTACCAGCTGAGCCAGTCGTCCAGACTGGTGTTACTGGATAAAGAGCCCGACGTAGCCCGCTTGAGCCTGGTAGAGCAAAAGCGGATTAATCCGGTACTGGCTTATCTGGTCGAAAATTTCAGGAAGCAGGTTACTTTAAATGAAGCTGCTGCGTTGACCAACATGACCACCAATGCCTTTTGCAAGTACTTTAAAAAGATGACCCGCAAAACCTTTATGGAGATGGTGATTCAATACCGCCTCAATTATGCTACGCAACAATTGATAGAAACTGACAAGCCAGTATCTGATATTGCTTTCAATAGTGGTTTTACTGATGTCTCGCATTTTTATAAGGTGTTTAAATCAAAAATGGGGTTGAGCCCATTGGGTTATAGAAAGAAGTTTATGGTTGGCTATATCAGCGAAGGATAG
- a CDS encoding Zn-dependent alcohol dehydrogenase has protein sequence MPINCKAAVTNGKGEFQISEIQVNDPAADEIVVKIAAAGLCHTDHDSLNWGKSMIIGHEGAGTIEKVGTAVTHLKPGDKVILNWAMPCGHCFQCDEGNQHICENNSPVTGGMWSNNGGHAHQAGTLLNGKPIERSFNLGTIAEYTCVKASASVLNPSTSMSFSAASIISCGVMTGYGSVVNAAKVKPGSSVAVLGTGGVGLSVIQAAKLSGAVKIIAVDINPERLKMAVSFGATHTIQADKADKGLLKAAKQVKELTAGRGADYAFECTAVPDLGAAPLAMVRNAGTAIQVSGIEQEITFDMNLFEWDKVYINPLYGKCRPQIDLPAIISLYDKGLLQLEEMITRTYPIQQLQQAFDDMLAGKNAKGVILFN, from the coding sequence ATGCCTATAAATTGTAAAGCCGCTGTCACCAATGGAAAAGGTGAATTTCAAATCAGTGAGATACAGGTTAACGATCCTGCAGCCGATGAAATCGTAGTAAAAATAGCTGCCGCAGGCCTTTGTCACACCGACCACGATTCCCTGAACTGGGGAAAAAGCATGATTATTGGTCATGAAGGAGCCGGAACTATTGAAAAGGTGGGCACGGCAGTTACCCATTTAAAACCAGGTGATAAAGTGATATTAAACTGGGCCATGCCCTGTGGGCATTGTTTTCAATGCGATGAAGGCAACCAACATATCTGTGAAAACAATTCTCCGGTTACAGGTGGAATGTGGAGCAACAATGGTGGTCATGCACACCAAGCAGGCACCCTACTAAATGGGAAACCTATAGAGCGCTCATTTAACCTGGGCACCATAGCCGAATATACATGTGTAAAAGCCAGCGCATCGGTCTTAAATCCTTCAACCAGCATGTCCTTTTCAGCAGCCAGCATTATCAGCTGTGGCGTGATGACAGGTTATGGATCGGTAGTGAATGCGGCAAAAGTAAAACCGGGTAGTAGTGTGGCAGTCCTGGGGACAGGCGGTGTAGGACTCAGTGTAATTCAGGCAGCAAAGTTGTCGGGCGCTGTAAAAATCATTGCTGTAGACATTAACCCCGAGCGACTAAAAATGGCTGTATCATTTGGCGCAACACATACTATACAAGCTGATAAAGCCGACAAAGGATTACTAAAAGCTGCAAAACAAGTAAAAGAACTGACTGCAGGACGGGGTGCAGATTATGCATTTGAGTGTACCGCCGTTCCCGATCTGGGTGCAGCTCCATTGGCAATGGTCAGAAATGCCGGCACCGCCATACAGGTAAGTGGCATTGAGCAGGAAATTACCTTCGACATGAACTTATTTGAATGGGATAAGGTGTACATTAACCCACTGTATGGCAAATGCAGACCACAAATTGACCTTCCGGCCATCATATCTCTTTATGATAAGGGCTTGCTACAGCTGGAAGAAATGATCACCAGAACTTATCCCATCCAGCAGTTGCAACAGGCGTTTGACGATATGCTTGCCGGGAAAAATGCCAAAGGGGTAATCCTGTTTAATTAA
- a CDS encoding alpha-amylase family glycosyl hydrolase produces the protein MKGLTRSITGLIIIAFLALSCSAQLNKMPADEVMYHVFQRSFYDANGDNHGDLKGLKEKLPYLQELGITSILMTPLYESVYYHNYYSSNFDKIDPRYGTMEDYISLVKEIHKRGMKIYMDMETQYVTEDHAWYKESLNNPASKYSDYILYDDKAQTKPSTIVYDITELKGYDGTVRKITTVNLNSKAVHEYNYKLFKFWLDPNGDGNFDDGVDGYRLDHMMDDLDNKKRLSNLFSTFWVPLINKLKQVNPKLTIMAEQANWGSYGIDYLEKAAVDRVFAFRIQQAIPSFNKGKIAAYADTTFAMTPKGKQQIVFIENHDIARFATVVKQNAGKERVGAALNLLIGGVPSIYYGQEIGMLGDTWFGKYGGITDANEIPSREAFEWYKNAEGNGMSFWYKNSGPWWDTSTVKSNDGISYEEQKGDSASLWSFYKKLIGLRKKNAALINGAYKTLSNNNKQVYTFSRTLDKKQVLIAVNLSDNEQVFTIKNTGTKKLKPLFSQATAKVNADVVVATLPAYGVQVWQIEK, from the coding sequence ATGAAGGGACTTACACGAAGCATTACTGGATTAATAATTATCGCCTTTTTGGCGCTGAGTTGTAGCGCGCAACTAAATAAAATGCCTGCCGATGAAGTGATGTATCATGTTTTTCAACGGAGCTTTTACGATGCCAATGGCGATAACCATGGTGATTTAAAAGGTTTAAAAGAAAAATTGCCTTACCTGCAGGAGCTGGGCATCACTTCTATTTTGATGACTCCTTTGTACGAATCGGTTTATTACCACAATTATTACTCCAGCAACTTCGATAAAATTGATCCGAGGTATGGCACCATGGAAGACTATATTTCACTGGTAAAGGAAATCCACAAAAGAGGGATGAAAATCTATATGGATATGGAAACCCAATACGTAACCGAAGACCATGCCTGGTATAAAGAATCCTTGAACAACCCTGCTTCGAAATATTCTGACTATATCCTTTATGACGATAAGGCGCAAACTAAACCTTCAACCATTGTATACGACATTACCGAACTAAAGGGGTACGATGGAACAGTACGTAAAATTACGACTGTAAATTTAAACAGTAAGGCGGTGCACGAATACAATTATAAACTGTTTAAGTTTTGGCTGGACCCTAATGGAGATGGCAATTTTGATGATGGGGTAGATGGCTACAGGTTGGATCATATGATGGACGACCTGGACAATAAGAAGCGGTTAAGCAATCTTTTCAGTACTTTCTGGGTGCCGTTGATCAACAAGCTGAAACAGGTAAATCCTAAGCTGACCATTATGGCCGAACAAGCCAATTGGGGCTCGTATGGCATCGATTATCTGGAAAAGGCAGCAGTAGACCGTGTTTTTGCCTTCCGTATCCAGCAGGCTATCCCATCTTTCAATAAGGGTAAAATTGCTGCTTATGCCGATACTACTTTTGCAATGACACCTAAGGGCAAACAGCAGATTGTGTTTATTGAAAATCACGACATTGCCCGTTTTGCAACGGTAGTAAAACAGAATGCAGGAAAGGAACGTGTTGGTGCTGCTTTGAACCTGCTGATAGGTGGTGTGCCTTCCATTTATTATGGCCAGGAGATTGGTATGCTGGGCGACACCTGGTTTGGTAAATATGGCGGTATTACCGATGCCAACGAAATCCCTTCGCGGGAAGCGTTTGAATGGTATAAAAATGCCGAAGGTAATGGCATGTCATTCTGGTACAAAAACAGTGGACCATGGTGGGATACCAGTACGGTGAAAAGTAACGATGGTATTTCTTACGAAGAGCAAAAAGGAGACTCTGCTTCGTTATGGAGCTTTTATAAAAAACTGATTGGCCTAAGAAAGAAAAATGCAGCATTGATTAATGGTGCTTACAAAACCTTATCCAACAACAATAAACAGGTGTATACTTTTAGCAGGACGCTGGATAAGAAACAGGTGCTGATTGCTGTAAACCTGTCGGACAATGAACAAGTATTTACAATAAAAAACACAGGAACTAAGAAGCTTAAGCCGCTTTTTAGTCAAGCTACTGCAAAGGTAAATGCCGATGTGGTAGTTGCTACATTACCTGCTTATGGGGTGCAGGTATGGCAAATTGAAAAATAA
- a CDS encoding SusC/RagA family TonB-linked outer membrane protein: MNGSLLLKRGFLVLLFFTVLKANAQTGTVSGKVLDETGQGLPGASVVVKGTTRSTATDVKGNYQMSGLQNGNITLVASYVGYESLEKPVAVSGSSQMNFNLVPDARKLTEVVVIGYGTSTRKNLTGAVTAVTAKDFQHGTITTPDQLIQGKVAGVTIIPGGGQPGSAGTIRIRGGASLNASNAPLYVIDGIPLSGEGISGSSSQLSLINPNDIESFTVLKDANATAIYGSRASNGVILITTKKGGGAAPVFNFSTNNSYATVARKVSVLSADQVRAYVNENGTAATKALLGTANTDWQNEIYDNAFATDNNLSLSGTFHKVPYRISAGYLDQKGLLRTDRLKRGTGGIRLIPSLLDNHLKIDLNLKGTISNTRFANQLAVPNAIAFDPTQSVHANNQFGNYFEWVSGTVPNVSTPRNPVSLLEQYVNNGKADRSYGNLQLDYSFHFLPELHANVNVGYDVAKGQGLTNVPAEAAYYYLTKGFSQAYLGTQQDKFAEAYLNYTKDVASINSNFNITAGVGYYDNSKKTYGLPLYNALGQVQTLPNFPFDVQRNKLQSYYGRFIYTLANRYILSGTIRADGSSKFNPAGRWGYFPSAAFTWRVKEEAFLKDSKTLSDLKIRLSYGETGNKDGIGNYSYLPNYNSSVDQAQYQIGDSFYHVYSPLPYDKDLRWESTTTYNVGLDYGFLDGRIYGSIDAYYKKTKDLLATVEIPIGTNFSNQLLTNVGNMENKGIEASINLAVLKGENVNWDIGFNISYNKNKVTNLTLDNNPNFKLQARGITGGIDNYIQFNTIGREPYAFLLYKQVYDASGNPLEGVYEDLSGDGKLGDDDRRFYKSPAPIYVMGFNTSFNYRKWTLSTVLRSNLGAYLYDNVSSQFGVSRFMMNDKYINNASTDIYTTRFVNNQYKSDYYLKNASFLKMDNLGLNFNAGRLSKTGTATLSISANCQNVFVITDYKGVDPEQFTGIDYNLYPRPRTYTLGVNVGF; this comes from the coding sequence ATGAATGGATCACTACTGTTAAAACGGGGGTTTTTAGTACTGTTATTTTTTACCGTACTAAAAGCGAATGCGCAAACCGGAACGGTATCAGGCAAAGTACTTGATGAAACCGGACAAGGCCTCCCCGGGGCTTCTGTGGTTGTTAAAGGAACAACCCGGAGTACGGCTACCGATGTGAAAGGCAACTACCAGATGAGCGGTCTGCAAAATGGAAACATTACACTGGTGGCCAGTTATGTAGGCTATGAAAGCCTCGAGAAGCCTGTTGCGGTTTCGGGCAGCAGCCAGATGAATTTTAACCTGGTGCCCGATGCCAGGAAATTGACCGAGGTGGTTGTTATCGGTTACGGCACTAGTACCCGGAAAAACCTTACCGGTGCGGTAACGGCCGTAACGGCAAAAGATTTTCAGCATGGTACCATTACTACACCCGATCAGCTGATACAGGGGAAAGTGGCCGGGGTAACTATTATTCCGGGTGGCGGACAGCCAGGCTCGGCCGGTACTATTCGCATCCGTGGTGGCGCTTCTTTAAATGCCAGTAACGCTCCCCTTTATGTTATAGATGGGATTCCTTTAAGTGGTGAAGGCATCAGCGGATCGTCCAGTCAGCTTTCGCTTATCAACCCTAATGATATCGAGAGTTTTACGGTGCTGAAAGATGCCAATGCAACCGCCATTTATGGCTCCAGGGCTTCCAATGGAGTTATCCTGATTACCACCAAAAAAGGTGGTGGGGCAGCGCCGGTATTTAACTTCAGTACTAATAATTCTTACGCTACTGTGGCTAGAAAAGTGAGTGTGCTCTCTGCCGATCAGGTGCGGGCTTATGTAAACGAAAATGGAACAGCAGCTACAAAGGCGTTGTTAGGAACGGCCAATACCGACTGGCAGAATGAGATTTATGACAATGCTTTTGCTACTGACAACAACCTGAGCCTGTCTGGCACTTTCCATAAGGTACCTTACCGGATTTCGGCTGGTTATCTTGATCAAAAAGGATTGTTGCGGACCGATCGTTTAAAAAGAGGAACCGGGGGAATTCGTTTAATACCTTCTTTGCTGGATAATCACTTAAAGATTGATTTGAACCTGAAAGGAACGATATCCAATACCCGTTTTGCCAATCAACTGGCGGTACCCAATGCCATTGCTTTCGACCCTACACAGTCCGTACATGCCAACAATCAGTTTGGTAACTATTTTGAATGGGTCAGCGGCACCGTACCGAATGTAAGCACGCCACGAAACCCGGTTTCACTATTGGAACAGTATGTCAATAACGGTAAGGCTGATCGTAGCTATGGTAATTTACAGCTGGATTATTCCTTTCACTTCCTGCCCGAACTGCATGCCAATGTAAACGTAGGTTATGATGTTGCTAAAGGCCAGGGCTTAACTAATGTACCTGCAGAAGCGGCTTATTATTATTTGACAAAAGGCTTTTCGCAGGCCTACCTGGGCACCCAGCAGGATAAGTTTGCAGAGGCTTATCTTAACTATACCAAAGATGTGGCCAGTATCAACAGTAATTTTAACATTACTGCGGGTGTGGGGTATTACGATAACTCGAAAAAAACTTATGGTTTGCCGCTGTATAATGCCTTGGGACAAGTACAAACCTTGCCCAATTTCCCTTTCGATGTGCAGCGTAATAAACTGCAATCGTACTATGGGCGTTTCATTTATACGCTTGCCAACCGTTATATTTTATCGGGTACTATTCGTGCAGATGGATCTTCTAAGTTTAATCCTGCGGGCCGTTGGGGGTATTTCCCTTCGGCAGCCTTTACCTGGCGTGTAAAAGAAGAAGCTTTTCTGAAAGACAGTAAAACACTTTCCGACCTCAAAATCAGACTCAGCTATGGCGAAACCGGAAATAAAGACGGCATAGGCAATTACAGCTATCTGCCCAATTATAACAGTAGTGTTGATCAGGCACAGTACCAGATTGGCGATAGTTTTTATCATGTGTATAGTCCGCTTCCTTATGATAAGGACCTGCGCTGGGAGTCGACCACCACTTACAATGTGGGGCTGGATTACGGCTTTCTAGATGGACGCATTTATGGAAGCATAGATGCGTACTATAAAAAAACAAAGGATCTGCTGGCGACTGTAGAGATTCCGATTGGCACCAATTTCAGTAATCAGTTGCTGACCAATGTAGGCAATATGGAAAATAAGGGGATAGAGGCCAGCATTAACCTGGCGGTGCTGAAAGGCGAAAATGTAAACTGGGATATTGGTTTTAACATCTCCTACAACAAAAATAAGGTTACCAATTTAACATTGGACAATAATCCAAACTTTAAACTACAAGCCAGAGGCATTACCGGGGGTATCGACAATTATATCCAGTTTAATACCATTGGACGGGAGCCTTATGCTTTTCTGTTGTATAAACAGGTTTATGATGCCTCTGGAAATCCGCTGGAAGGTGTATATGAAGACCTTAGTGGCGATGGGAAGCTTGGAGACGATGACAGAAGATTTTACAAATCGCCGGCCCCGATTTATGTAATGGGTTTCAATACTTCATTCAACTACCGCAAATGGACTTTGAGTACAGTATTGCGTTCCAACCTGGGGGCTTATCTGTATGATAACGTGTCGTCGCAGTTTGGGGTAAGCCGTTTTATGATGAACGACAAATACATCAACAATGCAAGCACAGATATTTATACCACCCGGTTTGTAAATAATCAATACAAAAGTGATTATTACCTGAAGAATGCTTCTTTCTTGAAAATGGATAACCTGGGCTTGAATTTTAATGCCGGCCGCTTGTCAAAAACGGGAACAGCCACACTTTCTATCTCGGCCAACTGCCAGAATGTATTTGTGATAACCGATTACAAAGGTGTCGATCCTGAGCAGTTTACGGGGATTGATTATAATTTATATCCAAGGCCCAGAACTTATACGCTGGGTGTAAATGTTGGTTTTTAA
- a CDS encoding phytanoyl-CoA dioxygenase family protein: MKAENMQLPDLNDLKETPKEKIDEFQEKGHTLIKQVISSEEAAVYQQVISSAAAKYNEEKRKLEDRDTYGKAFLQIMNLWRGDEAVKKYVLAKRFAKIAADLLGVKNVRLYHDQALFKEPGGGPTPWHQDQNYWPLDTNNTITMWMPLVDIPNSEMGMLTFASGSHKNDNVFDFIISDESENAFEDHVREKGFEISRPASMKAGDATWHRGYTIHNAPGNSSDRMREVMTIIYFADGAKVTEPQHKWQENDRQAWLMGKAPGELADSELNPLLL; encoded by the coding sequence ATGAAAGCAGAAAATATGCAACTACCGGATCTTAATGATTTGAAAGAAACTCCTAAGGAAAAAATCGACGAATTTCAGGAAAAAGGACATACACTGATTAAACAGGTGATCAGTTCTGAAGAAGCTGCTGTGTACCAACAGGTGATTAGCAGTGCTGCGGCAAAATACAACGAAGAAAAAAGAAAGCTGGAAGATCGGGATACTTACGGTAAGGCATTTTTGCAGATCATGAATTTGTGGCGTGGAGATGAGGCCGTAAAAAAATATGTGCTGGCCAAAAGGTTTGCAAAGATTGCAGCCGATTTACTGGGCGTAAAAAATGTAAGGTTGTATCATGACCAAGCTTTATTTAAAGAACCGGGTGGTGGACCGACACCATGGCATCAGGATCAGAACTACTGGCCATTGGATACCAATAACACCATTACAATGTGGATGCCTTTGGTAGATATTCCAAATTCGGAGATGGGGATGTTGACTTTTGCATCGGGATCTCATAAAAATGATAATGTTTTTGATTTTATCATTTCTGATGAGTCGGAAAATGCTTTTGAAGATCATGTGCGTGAGAAAGGTTTTGAGATATCCAGACCCGCATCTATGAAAGCGGGTGATGCTACCTGGCATCGTGGTTATACCATTCACAATGCGCCGGGCAATAGTTCAGACAGGATGCGTGAAGTAATGACCATCATTTATTTTGCTGATGGGGCAAAGGTAACGGAGCCTCAGCACAAATGGCAGGAAAATGACCGTCAGGCATGGCTGATGGGGAAAGCACCTGGTGAGCTTGCCGACTCAGAACTGAATCCGTTGTTGTTGTAG